From Thiomicrospira sp. XS5, one genomic window encodes:
- the panB gene encoding 3-methyl-2-oxobutanoate hydroxymethyltransferase — translation MTMKTLSKLRKMKVEGEKIACLTAYEASQAYWAVEAGVDVLLVGDSLGMVVQGHENTLPVSLDDMVYHTQMVQRKNHQAWCVADLPFMADADVSQGLAAAARLLKEGLANMVKVEGGKRVLSLVRTLTDLGVPVCGHLGLLPQSVQLKGYQVAGREKHTAQKLLDDAIALQESGAEMLVLECVPSGLAKTITDRLSIPVIGIGAGLDTDGQVLVWHDVLGLTLGKAPKFAKNFLQEADSVQTALAQYVADVKHQRFPASEHCVGE, via the coding sequence ATGACTATGAAAACCTTATCCAAACTCCGAAAAATGAAAGTCGAAGGCGAAAAAATCGCCTGTTTGACCGCTTATGAAGCCAGTCAGGCGTATTGGGCGGTGGAAGCCGGTGTCGATGTTCTATTGGTCGGGGATTCGCTCGGTATGGTGGTGCAAGGGCATGAGAATACCTTGCCGGTTTCGCTGGATGACATGGTGTATCACACCCAGATGGTGCAGCGTAAAAATCACCAGGCTTGGTGTGTGGCCGATTTACCGTTTATGGCCGATGCGGATGTGTCGCAAGGGCTGGCGGCGGCGGCTCGCTTGTTGAAAGAGGGCCTGGCCAATATGGTGAAAGTGGAAGGCGGAAAGCGGGTTTTGTCGTTGGTGCGAACCTTGACCGATTTGGGCGTGCCGGTCTGCGGACACCTGGGGTTATTGCCGCAATCCGTGCAGTTGAAAGGGTATCAGGTCGCCGGGCGTGAAAAGCATACGGCGCAGAAACTGCTGGATGATGCGATTGCCTTGCAGGAATCCGGGGCGGAAATGTTGGTGTTGGAATGTGTGCCGTCAGGCCTGGCCAAAACCATAACGGATCGTTTGTCGATTCCGGTGATCGGCATCGGGGCCGGTTTGGATACCGATGGGCAAGTCTTAGTGTGGCATGACGTCTTGGGCTTGACCCTTGGGAAAGCGCCGAAGTTTGCCAAAAACTTTTTGCAGGAAGCCGATTCGGTTCAAACCGCTTTGGCGCAATACGTTGCGGATGTGAAGCATCAACGTTTTCCGGCATCCGAGCACTGTGTGGGGGAATGA
- the folK gene encoding 2-amino-4-hydroxy-6-hydroxymethyldihydropteridine diphosphokinase: MSLFAETDAFIGIGSNLDDPKYQVLTAIESLKTLPDSRWQAASRLYVSRPQGPQDQPDFVNAVAWIKTRLAPLALLDALQGIEQTQGKVKKRHWGERLIDLDVLLYGDQVIDNPRLQVPHPFMMERDFVLLPLLELLPEGQMPDGRTFQDLANQVPDVFVKPI; the protein is encoded by the coding sequence ATGAGCCTTTTTGCGGAAACGGATGCTTTTATCGGTATTGGCAGCAACCTGGACGATCCGAAATACCAGGTACTGACGGCGATTGAAAGCTTGAAGACATTACCGGATAGCCGCTGGCAGGCGGCGTCCAGATTGTATGTCTCTCGGCCGCAAGGGCCACAGGATCAGCCGGACTTTGTGAATGCCGTTGCCTGGATCAAAACCCGGTTGGCGCCCTTGGCATTATTGGACGCATTGCAGGGCATTGAACAAACGCAAGGCAAAGTGAAAAAGCGCCATTGGGGAGAGCGGTTGATTGACCTGGATGTGTTGCTGTATGGCGACCAAGTCATCGACAACCCGCGTTTGCAGGTGCCGCATCCGTTTATGATGGAGCGGGACTTTGTTTTGTTGCCGCTGTTGGAGCTTTTGCCGGAAGGGCAGATGCCGGATGGCCGAACCTTTCAAGACCTGGCCAACCAGGTGCCCGACGTTTTCGTCAAGCCGATTTGA
- the panC gene encoding pantoate--beta-alanine ligase has protein sequence MMLQLDQVASLREAVATWKSAGERVALVPTMGNLHAGHLSLVELAKHKADRVVVSVFVNPLQFGPDEDFDRYPRTYEQDCASLQAAGADAVFAPSVDEMYPNGQVQTLVTVPDDLTGILEGATRPGHFDGVTTVVNKLFNMVLPDVAIFGQKDFQQVAVLKRMVEDLSMPIELVRADIKRDEDGLALSSRNQYLNEAQRRIAPKLFVVLQSVRMAIESENDDFGAMEATATQQLLAEGFDSVDYVKILHADTLQPVKTVGKTCVIVAAARLGTTRLLDNMLVTP, from the coding sequence ATGATGCTTCAGCTTGATCAAGTGGCGTCTTTGAGAGAGGCGGTGGCGACGTGGAAGTCGGCCGGTGAGCGTGTTGCGTTGGTGCCGACGATGGGGAATTTGCACGCCGGTCACCTGAGCTTGGTTGAGTTGGCGAAACATAAAGCGGACCGGGTGGTGGTCAGCGTTTTTGTCAATCCGTTACAGTTCGGGCCTGATGAAGATTTTGATCGTTATCCACGGACCTATGAGCAGGATTGCGCGTCTTTGCAAGCCGCAGGGGCGGATGCGGTGTTTGCACCGTCCGTTGATGAAATGTACCCAAACGGACAGGTTCAAACATTGGTAACGGTGCCGGACGACTTGACCGGCATTTTGGAAGGCGCGACGCGACCGGGCCATTTTGACGGTGTGACTACGGTGGTGAACAAACTGTTTAATATGGTGTTGCCGGATGTGGCGATATTCGGCCAAAAAGATTTTCAGCAAGTAGCGGTTTTGAAACGCATGGTTGAAGACCTGTCCATGCCGATTGAATTGGTGCGTGCTGACATCAAGCGAGACGAAGACGGTTTGGCACTGAGCTCCCGAAACCAGTATCTGAATGAGGCGCAACGCCGCATCGCACCGAAATTGTTTGTGGTATTGCAATCGGTTCGTATGGCCATTGAGTCGGAAAACGATGATTTCGGGGCGATGGAAGCGACCGCGACCCAGCAGTTGTTGGCGGAAGGGTTTGACTCAGTGGATTATGTGAAAATTTTGCACGCGGACACGCTTCAGCCCGTTAAAACGGTCGGCAAAACCTGTGTTATTGTCGCGGCGGCTCGGTTAGGCACCACCCGTTTGCTGGACAATATGCTGGTAACGCCTTAA
- the trpS gene encoding tryptophan--tRNA ligase, with protein MNKPTLFSGIQPSGDLMIGNYIGSIKNWVQMQDDYNCLFSLVNMHAITVEQSPQELAKRSLDFVALYLASGIDPEKSTVFIQSHVPEHAELAWLLNCSTYMGELNRMTQFKDKSQKHSQNINVGLFDYPVLMAADILLYQTEMVPVGADQKQHLELTRDLAVRYNNRFDREIFKVPEPFIPPATSGGRIMSLQDPTSKMSKSDENKNNFIALLDDPKTIIKKFKKAQTDSGTEITYDVENKPGVSNLLTIYSVISGQSIDEVVKHFEGKMYGHLKVELGELVADYLQPIQERYHTIRNDEAELKAILKKGADTARENAQKTLRDVQEAIGFVLP; from the coding sequence ATGAACAAACCGACATTATTCAGCGGCATCCAGCCTTCAGGCGACCTTATGATTGGCAACTACATCGGGTCCATCAAAAACTGGGTGCAAATGCAGGATGATTACAACTGTTTATTTTCGTTGGTCAATATGCACGCCATCACCGTCGAACAAAGCCCGCAAGAGCTGGCGAAGCGCAGCCTGGATTTTGTCGCCTTGTACCTGGCCAGCGGCATCGACCCGGAAAAAAGCACCGTCTTCATTCAGTCGCACGTCCCGGAACACGCCGAACTGGCCTGGTTGCTGAACTGCTCCACCTACATGGGCGAGCTTAACCGTATGACGCAATTCAAGGACAAATCGCAAAAACACTCCCAGAACATCAACGTCGGGCTGTTCGATTACCCGGTTCTGATGGCGGCGGACATTCTGCTGTACCAAACCGAAATGGTGCCGGTCGGCGCGGATCAAAAACAGCATTTGGAACTGACACGTGACTTGGCGGTTCGTTACAACAACCGCTTCGACCGGGAAATTTTCAAGGTACCGGAACCGTTCATCCCACCGGCGACGTCCGGCGGACGCATTATGAGTTTGCAGGACCCGACCTCGAAAATGTCCAAGTCCGACGAAAACAAAAACAACTTCATCGCCCTGCTGGATGACCCGAAAACCATCATCAAAAAATTCAAAAAAGCACAAACCGATTCCGGCACGGAAATCACCTACGACGTGGAAAACAAACCGGGCGTGTCCAACCTGTTGACCATCTACTCGGTCATCAGCGGACAATCCATCGACGAGGTGGTCAAACACTTCGAAGGCAAGATGTATGGTCACTTAAAAGTCGAGCTGGGGGAATTGGTCGCCGACTACCTGCAACCAATCCAAGAGCGTTACCATACGATTCGTAACGATGAAGCCGAACTGAAAGCAATTTTGAAAAAAGGCGCCGACACGGCACGCGAAAATGCTCAAAAAACGTTGCGTGACGTTCAGGAAGCGATTGGCTTCGTCCTACCGTAA
- the pcnB gene encoding polynucleotide adenylyltransferase PcnB, whose product MQRLIHKIKSFFSASDSDSAFQSPSKLKIIERKQHGISRKQIDKEALDVLYGLKRAGYDAYLVGGGVRDILLGLEPKDFDVVTNAEPEQVKGVFKSRCRLIGRRFRLAHVYFGRNAIEVATFRGAGEGHQSGNRKQVNNTRAVDDTGRLVRDNVYGTIDEDVWRRDFTVNSLYYDIRNFSVVDYTGGMEDLRKGQLRLIGDPETRYREDPVRMIRAVRFAAKLGFDIEQRTKAPIYELGHLLKDVSHARMFEEVLKLFHSGVAVEVFEKLRHFGLFTFLFPQTHHLLSQESEGFPRMLVIEALKSTDARIQSDKGVNPSFLFAAMLWEPMLQRMEQHLAEGFARQDAMFAAASDVIDQQIYSTSIPKRFISQIKEIWSLQFRLLNRHGNRPQRLSEHPRFRAAYDFMGIRVAAGDDDSLKEVFDWWTEYQKLDAVDQVAFANNVEKPKGRRRRPRRNRNPYRKRSQGRNDQAQTASSDES is encoded by the coding sequence ATGCAACGATTGATTCATAAAATAAAATCCTTTTTCTCTGCTTCCGATTCAGATTCCGCATTTCAATCGCCTTCCAAACTTAAGATTATTGAACGCAAACAGCACGGTATTTCCCGTAAGCAAATTGATAAAGAAGCCTTAGATGTGCTCTATGGTTTGAAACGCGCCGGGTATGACGCTTATTTAGTCGGCGGCGGGGTGCGCGATATTTTGTTGGGCTTGGAACCAAAGGATTTCGACGTGGTGACCAATGCCGAGCCGGAACAGGTGAAGGGCGTTTTCAAAAGCCGGTGCCGTTTGATTGGACGGCGTTTTCGACTGGCCCATGTGTATTTTGGACGAAATGCGATTGAAGTGGCCACCTTCCGCGGGGCGGGCGAAGGCCATCAGTCCGGTAATCGCAAGCAGGTGAATAATACCCGGGCGGTGGATGATACCGGGCGTTTGGTGCGGGATAATGTTTACGGCACCATTGATGAAGATGTTTGGCGTCGTGACTTCACCGTCAACAGTCTTTATTACGACATCCGCAATTTCTCGGTGGTCGATTACACCGGCGGTATGGAAGACTTGCGCAAAGGACAGTTGCGTTTAATTGGGGACCCGGAAACCCGTTATCGGGAAGATCCGGTTCGCATGATTCGCGCCGTGCGTTTTGCCGCCAAACTCGGTTTTGACATTGAACAACGCACTAAGGCGCCGATTTATGAACTGGGGCACTTGCTGAAGGATGTATCGCATGCGCGGATGTTCGAGGAAGTGCTCAAGCTCTTTCACAGCGGGGTGGCGGTTGAAGTGTTTGAGAAGTTACGTCACTTCGGGCTGTTTACGTTTTTATTCCCGCAGACGCATCATCTTTTATCGCAAGAGTCGGAAGGGTTTCCGCGCATGTTGGTGATTGAAGCCTTGAAAAGTACCGATGCGCGCATTCAATCCGATAAAGGCGTCAATCCGTCCTTTTTGTTTGCCGCCATGCTGTGGGAGCCGATGTTACAACGTATGGAACAGCATCTGGCAGAAGGGTTTGCTCGTCAGGACGCGATGTTTGCCGCGGCCAGTGATGTGATTGATCAACAGATTTATTCCACCTCGATTCCGAAACGGTTTATTTCCCAAATTAAAGAGATTTGGAGTTTGCAGTTCCGTTTATTGAACCGGCATGGAAACCGGCCACAGCGTTTGTCCGAGCATCCGCGCTTTCGAGCGGCGTATGACTTTATGGGCATTCGTGTCGCCGCCGGCGATGATGACAGCCTGAAAGAGGTGTTCGACTGGTGGACGGAATATCAAAAACTGGATGCGGTTGACCAAGTGGCGTTTGCCAATAATGTGGAAAAGCCGAAGGGGCGCCGTCGCCGCCCAAGACGCAACCGTAACCCTTACCGTAAGCGCAGTCAGGGACGTAACGATCAAGCGCAAACGGCGTCATCGGACGAGAGTTGA